In the genome of Bacteroidales bacterium, one region contains:
- a CDS encoding phosphoribosylformylglycinamidine cyclo-ligase has translation MTNTSRYNQRGVSASKEDVHKAISNLDKGLFPKAFCKVVPDILTGDKNYCTVMHADGAGTKSSLAYLYWRETGDMSVWKGIAQDAIVMNLDDLLCVGITNNILLSSTIGRNKNLIPGDVISAIIEGTEEFCQQMSDLGVNITLTGGETADVGDLVRTIIVDSTVTARIKRSQIISNDNIQDGDVIIGLSSYGRAKYENEYNSGMGSNGLTSARHDVFANYLSEKYPEGFDPNVPKELVYSGKYKLTDQIDEIGLTAGKMVLSPTRTYAPIIRDVLENYHPVIHGLVHCSGGAQTKVMNFAHNLHITKDNLFPIPPLFKIIQETSGTDWQEMYKVFNMGHRFEIYVYPEFAEDIISLSKEYGVDAQIVGFCTGHHGKKLTLRTEMGEFQY, from the coding sequence ATGACAAATACATCCCGTTATAACCAGCGTGGCGTTTCAGCCTCAAAGGAAGATGTACACAAAGCAATAAGTAATCTGGATAAAGGATTATTCCCAAAAGCATTCTGTAAAGTTGTGCCAGACATTCTTACTGGAGATAAAAACTATTGTACAGTGATGCATGCTGACGGTGCTGGTACAAAATCATCATTGGCCTATTTGTACTGGAGGGAGACTGGCGATATGTCTGTTTGGAAAGGCATTGCTCAAGATGCAATTGTTATGAATCTTGATGATCTTCTGTGCGTTGGAATAACCAATAATATCCTTTTATCTTCAACAATTGGGCGTAATAAAAACCTTATACCAGGAGATGTTATCTCAGCAATTATTGAGGGAACTGAAGAGTTTTGTCAACAAATGAGTGATTTAGGGGTAAATATTACTCTTACTGGCGGAGAAACTGCCGATGTTGGCGATTTGGTTAGGACAATTATTGTTGATTCAACTGTAACTGCACGTATAAAGCGATCGCAGATAATCTCCAATGATAATATTCAGGATGGTGATGTTATTATCGGATTAAGTTCGTACGGTAGAGCAAAGTATGAGAATGAGTATAATAGCGGTATGGGTAGTAATGGACTAACCTCTGCTCGACATGATGTTTTTGCAAATTATTTGTCAGAAAAATACCCCGAAGGTTTTGATCCTAACGTTCCAAAAGAACTTGTTTATTCAGGCAAATACAAATTAACCGATCAGATTGATGAGATTGGCTTAACTGCTGGAAAGATGGTTCTTTCTCCAACTAGAACCTATGCTCCTATTATTCGTGATGTTCTCGAAAATTATCATCCAGTAATACATGGTTTAGTCCATTGTTCTGGAGGAGCCCAAACAAAAGTGATGAACTTTGCTCATAATTTACATATCACTAAGGATAATCTTTTCCCAATACCTCCTCTATTTAAAATTATTCAGGAGACATCTGGAACCGATTGGCAGGAGATGTATAAAGTTTTTAATATGGGTCATCGATTCGAGATATATGTTTACCCTGAATTTGCAGAAGATATCATTTCGCTATCAAAGGAATATGGTGTAGATGCTCAGATTGTTGGCTTTTGTACAGGTCATCATGGAAAAAAACTTACCCTCCGCACTGAAATGGGGGAGTTCCAATACTAA
- the pyrF gene encoding orotidine-5'-phosphate decarboxylase, with the protein MNYEQLFEQIQIKKSFLCIGLDTDLSKIPQHILTSEDPIFEFNKAIVDSTADLVIAYKPNLAFYEVHGAAGWNSLTKTVKYIRNKYPDLFIIADAKRGDITSTAKMYARTFFQSLDCDAITISPYMGKDSVEPFLDFKNKWVILLSLTSNESYSDFQMIENKATGKRIFEEVIEKSLTWGNTNNTMYVVGATRAERFKDIRKIAPEHFLLVPGVGEQGGSLKDVANFGMNSKCGLIVNSSRGIIYADSTEHFAELARQKALQLQQEMQQILTSAKLL; encoded by the coding sequence ATGAACTACGAGCAGCTTTTTGAACAGATACAAATCAAGAAAAGTTTTCTTTGTATAGGACTTGATACAGATTTATCAAAGATTCCACAGCATATTCTGACAAGTGAAGATCCAATCTTCGAGTTCAATAAAGCAATTGTAGATTCAACAGCAGACTTGGTAATTGCTTACAAACCAAACCTTGCATTCTATGAAGTTCATGGGGCTGCTGGTTGGAATAGTCTCACTAAAACAGTTAAATATATTCGCAATAAGTATCCTGATTTATTCATAATTGCAGATGCCAAAAGAGGCGACATTACAAGCACTGCAAAGATGTATGCTCGTACCTTTTTTCAAAGTCTCGATTGCGATGCAATTACAATATCTCCATACATGGGAAAGGATTCCGTTGAACCTTTCCTCGATTTCAAGAATAAATGGGTAATACTTCTTTCTTTAACATCCAATGAAAGCTACTCCGATTTTCAGATGATTGAAAATAAAGCAACTGGAAAAAGAATTTTCGAAGAGGTTATTGAGAAGTCCTTAACTTGGGGAAACACCAACAATACTATGTATGTGGTTGGTGCTACTCGGGCAGAGCGTTTTAAAGATATTCGCAAAATTGCGCCTGAACACTTTCTGCTGGTTCCAGGTGTTGGTGAGCAGGGAGGGAGCCTTAAAGATGTTGCCAATTTTGGGATGAATAGTAAATGTGGTCTTATTGTAAACTCATCCCGAGGCATTATTTACGCTGATAGTACCGAGCATTTCGCTGAATTGGCTCGACAAAAAGCACTACAACTACAGCAGGAGATGCAGCAAATACTTACTTCTGCTAAGCTACTTTAA
- a CDS encoding C26 family cysteine hydrolase domain-containing family (Members of this family of hydrolases with an active site Cys residue belong to MEROPS family C26.), producing the protein MRLNIIIVAVLLLSGCTNKNSSQSSEFSINPDEKHIILMHPTVNNVKTFEYLVKNNIFPLPNGYKAIGVYHAQEKFDYSNTEEYIKKEGINNISLVKITSELSPDNVFKKNSCTEVFTKLFENSNGAIFFGGPDIPPACYGEQTNLLTIITDPYRHYMELSFLFHILGGNQDTTFIPLLKNRPDYPILGICLGMQSINVATGGTMYQDIPTELYSLKTLEDILNLKQNQQHRNYQTNYGTDDEVTSDNYHQIAIEKGSPLISYTSNDTIHPYVLSSHHQCVKKLGRGIKVSAWSIDGKVVESITHVSYKNILGVQFHPEVNDLYKRDEKIKVFPLKPAEKSYLDLYNGDKGENFQRAIWREFARKFN; encoded by the coding sequence ATGAGACTAAATATTATTATTGTTGCAGTCCTTTTACTTTCTGGGTGCACAAATAAAAATTCATCTCAAAGTTCTGAGTTTTCAATAAACCCTGACGAGAAGCATATTATACTAATGCACCCAACTGTTAATAATGTTAAAACATTTGAGTATTTAGTAAAGAACAATATTTTCCCATTACCCAATGGTTATAAAGCAATAGGTGTTTATCATGCTCAGGAAAAATTTGATTACTCGAATACAGAAGAGTACATAAAGAAAGAGGGCATAAATAATATATCATTAGTGAAAATTACCTCTGAACTATCACCCGATAATGTCTTTAAGAAAAACTCATGTACCGAAGTTTTCACTAAACTATTTGAGAATTCTAATGGCGCAATCTTTTTTGGTGGTCCCGATATTCCGCCTGCCTGCTATGGTGAACAAACAAATCTTTTAACCATAATTACGGATCCTTACAGACACTATATGGAACTATCTTTCCTTTTCCATATACTGGGTGGAAATCAGGATACTACTTTTATTCCCCTTCTAAAGAACCGACCTGATTATCCTATTCTTGGAATCTGTCTTGGAATGCAGAGTATCAATGTAGCAACTGGCGGAACTATGTATCAAGATATACCAACAGAGCTTTATAGCCTAAAAACTTTGGAGGATATATTAAACCTGAAACAAAATCAGCAGCACCGAAATTACCAAACAAATTATGGAACTGATGATGAGGTAACATCGGACAATTACCATCAAATAGCTATTGAAAAGGGTTCGCCATTGATTTCTTATACGTCAAATGATACAATACATCCGTATGTATTGAGCAGCCACCACCAATGCGTTAAGAAATTGGGGAGAGGGATTAAAGTTTCAGCGTGGTCAATAGATGGAAAGGTAGTAGAGTCTATTACTCATGTAAGTTATAAGAATATACTGGGTGTGCAGTTTCACCCTGAGGTGAATGACCTTTATAAAAGAGATGAAAAGATAAAAGTATTCCCCCTTAAACCTGCCGAAAAATCATACCTTGATCTTTATAATGGCGATAAGGGAGAGAACTTCCAAAGGGCAATTTGGAGGGAATTTGCAAGGAAATTTAACTAG
- the prfA gene encoding peptide chain release factor 1 produces MEENTILRKLEGLRHKFEEIGQQITDPAVIGDMKRYISLNKEYRELEPLVEAYEKFKNILSNIDGSREILATEKDEEMREMAKIELETLTQQQMTLEEEIKILLLPADPQDSKNAVLEIRAGTGGDEASIFAGDLYRMYTKYIETKGWKYEVSSISEGSVGGYKEIVLNVKGNGVYGILKYESGVHRVQRVPQTETQGRVHTSAATVAVLPEAEEFDIDLRVEDIRKDTFCASGPGGQSVNTTYSAIRLTHIPSGIVVQCQDQKSQLKNYDKALAELRTRLYNLEYQKYIDEIALKRKTMVSTGDRSAKIRTYNYQQGRVTDHRINFTLYNLSAIIDGDIQEIIDKLQLAENAERLKAASEE; encoded by the coding sequence ATGGAAGAAAATACAATACTCAGGAAACTAGAGGGGTTAAGACATAAATTCGAAGAAATAGGTCAGCAAATTACAGACCCTGCTGTAATTGGTGATATGAAGCGATATATCAGTTTAAATAAGGAGTATCGTGAGTTAGAGCCTTTAGTTGAAGCTTATGAAAAGTTTAAAAATATCTTAAGCAATATTGATGGTTCAAGAGAAATTCTTGCTACCGAAAAGGATGAAGAGATGCGTGAGATGGCAAAGATTGAACTTGAAACCCTTACTCAGCAGCAAATGACCCTTGAGGAGGAGATAAAAATACTTCTTCTCCCTGCAGATCCTCAGGATAGCAAGAATGCAGTTCTTGAAATACGGGCTGGAACTGGTGGTGATGAGGCAAGCATATTTGCTGGCGATTTATATAGGATGTACACAAAGTATATTGAGACTAAGGGTTGGAAATATGAAGTATCAAGTATTTCCGAAGGCTCTGTTGGTGGATACAAGGAGATTGTGCTAAATGTTAAAGGTAATGGTGTTTATGGTATCCTAAAATATGAATCGGGTGTTCACCGGGTTCAACGCGTACCCCAAACCGAAACGCAGGGTCGTGTTCACACATCTGCTGCAACTGTAGCCGTTCTCCCTGAGGCCGAGGAATTTGATATCGATTTAAGAGTTGAAGATATCCGTAAGGACACCTTCTGTGCATCAGGGCCTGGTGGACAGAGCGTAAATACTACATATTCTGCTATCCGTCTTACTCACATTCCTTCGGGTATTGTTGTTCAATGCCAGGATCAAAAATCGCAGCTTAAAAACTACGATAAGGCGCTTGCTGAACTAAGAACTAGGCTTTATAACCTTGAATACCAAAAATACATCGATGAGATTGCGCTAAAACGCAAAACAATGGTTTCAACAGGCGACCGCTCAGCAAAGATTCGTACTTATAACTATCAGCAAGGAAGGGTAACCGATCATCGAATCAACTTTACCCTCTATAATCTATCAGCAATTATCGATGGTGATATTCAAGAGATTATAGATAAGTTACAACTCGCTGAGAATGCAGAAAGGTTAAAAGCAGCAAGCGAAGAATAA
- a CDS encoding TerB family tellurite resistance protein: MSSILNYFDHHDKQASKEHFLQLIQVASADGVVDKSELEFLHRMGKNLGFTEPEIDNLLQSKDSKIYTPPYELEKRFHQLYDVVAMALADGVLFKNEMQMIKKLAAASGFNDHDSEHIINLLINGIKYKKSEEELFLSFKQKK; the protein is encoded by the coding sequence ATGAGTAGTATCCTAAACTATTTTGATCACCATGACAAGCAGGCTAGTAAAGAGCATTTCCTCCAACTAATTCAAGTCGCTAGTGCTGATGGTGTTGTTGATAAATCTGAGTTAGAGTTTCTCCACCGAATGGGGAAAAATCTTGGTTTTACAGAACCTGAGATTGATAATTTATTACAATCAAAAGATTCAAAAATCTATACCCCACCTTACGAATTGGAGAAGAGGTTTCATCAACTCTACGATGTTGTAGCAATGGCTCTAGCGGATGGTGTGCTTTTTAAAAATGAAATGCAGATGATCAAAAAACTAGCAGCTGCTTCTGGTTTTAATGATCATGATTCGGAGCATATTATTAATCTTTTGATTAATGGTATTAAGTACAAGAAGTCAGAAGAGGAACTATTCCTTTCCTTTAAACAAAAAAAATAG
- a CDS encoding glutamine synthetase type III — protein sequence MAHLRFKAIDEAVNRNPLQIDFESNRISDVFGINVFDRNKMKRYLSREAYDSVVSAIDEGRRIDRKIAGQVASGMKLWAIERGATHYTHWFHPLNGATAEKHDAFFTLDRNGEAIESFHGDLLVQQEPDASSFPSGGIRNTFEARGYSAWDPTSPAFIFEQSLCIPTIFVSYTGEALDFKTPHLKSLNALDKAAVSVLSYFDKEVNKVFATLGWEQEYFLVDESLFNARPDLALCGRTLMGHAAAKDQQLEDHYFGSIPERVSAFMKHFEMECYKLGIPVKTRHNEVAPNQFECAPIFEEANLAVDHNQLLMSLMEKIARRHKFRILFHEKPFSGINGSGKHCNWSLMTDSRINLLSPGGTPKNNLMFLTFLINTIKAVHDYPALLLGSIASESNTHRLGANEAPPAIMSVFIGKTLNGVLDDLEQRISERKMTPDEKTELKLDIIGKIPEILLDNTDRNRTSPFAFTGNRFEFRAVGSSANCASPLIVVNTAVADQLNKFKVEVDKLIEKGVKKDEAIFQCLRKLIIDSKKIRFEGNGYSQEWIDEAQKRGLPNLPDATEAYKTFLYPASIKLLGDNNVLSERELEARYDIHNEIFVKKVQIEARILGDLAINHIIPTAIAYQNVILTNIKGLKELFTDEKEFLSLAEHQLQTLKMMAVHIKTIREQVKLMDETRRDLNLINEFPERAQKYSKQVKPYLDEIRFHIDKLELIVDDEIWPLPKYRELLFIR from the coding sequence ATGGCACATCTAAGGTTTAAAGCAATCGACGAAGCAGTAAATCGCAATCCACTTCAAATTGATTTTGAGTCCAATAGGATTTCAGATGTATTTGGAATAAATGTTTTTGACAGGAATAAGATGAAACGTTACCTATCACGAGAGGCTTATGATAGCGTAGTAAGTGCAATAGATGAGGGTAGACGGATTGATAGAAAGATAGCCGGACAGGTTGCATCAGGTATGAAATTGTGGGCAATTGAAAGAGGTGCAACGCATTATACACACTGGTTTCACCCGTTGAATGGGGCAACTGCCGAAAAGCATGATGCCTTTTTCACACTTGATAGAAATGGCGAGGCCATTGAAAGTTTCCATGGAGATTTGCTAGTTCAGCAAGAACCTGATGCATCCAGCTTTCCTAGCGGCGGTATCCGAAACACCTTCGAGGCACGTGGTTATTCAGCATGGGATCCAACTTCACCTGCATTTATTTTTGAGCAATCCCTTTGTATACCAACAATTTTTGTATCATATACTGGCGAGGCACTAGATTTTAAAACCCCTCACCTAAAATCATTGAATGCCCTTGATAAAGCAGCGGTCTCTGTCCTATCCTATTTCGATAAAGAGGTAAATAAAGTTTTTGCAACATTGGGTTGGGAGCAAGAATATTTCTTGGTTGATGAATCGCTTTTTAACGCTCGCCCGGATCTTGCGCTTTGTGGGAGAACATTGATGGGACATGCTGCTGCAAAAGATCAACAATTGGAAGATCATTACTTTGGGTCAATACCCGAAAGGGTTTCAGCATTCATGAAACATTTTGAAATGGAGTGCTATAAATTAGGAATACCTGTTAAAACAAGGCATAACGAGGTAGCGCCAAATCAATTCGAATGTGCACCCATTTTCGAAGAGGCAAACCTTGCCGTTGATCATAACCAGCTTTTAATGTCGCTGATGGAGAAAATAGCACGAAGACATAAGTTCAGGATCCTCTTTCACGAAAAACCATTCAGCGGGATTAATGGCTCAGGAAAGCATTGCAATTGGTCGTTGATGACCGATTCTAGAATAAATTTGCTTTCTCCTGGAGGCACACCCAAGAATAATTTAATGTTCCTCACATTCCTAATTAATACTATAAAAGCAGTACACGATTACCCTGCTCTATTACTAGGTAGCATTGCCAGCGAATCCAACACTCATCGTTTAGGGGCAAACGAAGCACCTCCTGCAATAATGTCGGTATTTATAGGCAAAACACTTAACGGAGTTCTTGATGATTTGGAACAAAGAATTTCGGAAAGGAAAATGACTCCTGATGAGAAAACAGAATTGAAACTAGATATCATTGGAAAAATTCCTGAAATTTTGCTAGATAATACTGATCGTAATCGCACTTCGCCCTTTGCCTTTACTGGAAATAGATTTGAATTCAGGGCAGTTGGTTCTTCAGCAAATTGTGCTTCACCTTTAATAGTTGTGAATACTGCGGTTGCCGATCAACTAAACAAATTTAAGGTCGAGGTTGATAAACTAATTGAAAAAGGTGTAAAGAAAGATGAAGCAATTTTCCAATGTCTTCGGAAATTAATTATCGATTCAAAGAAAATTCGGTTCGAGGGAAATGGTTATAGCCAAGAGTGGATTGATGAGGCACAAAAACGCGGGTTGCCAAATTTACCAGATGCAACCGAGGCGTATAAGACATTCCTTTACCCAGCATCAATTAAGCTGTTGGGTGATAACAATGTTCTTTCGGAACGGGAACTAGAGGCAAGATACGATATTCACAATGAGATTTTTGTTAAGAAAGTTCAAATTGAAGCTCGAATTCTTGGCGATTTGGCTATTAACCATATCATTCCTACTGCAATTGCGTATCAGAATGTAATTTTAACAAACATCAAAGGATTAAAAGAATTATTTACCGATGAGAAAGAGTTTTTATCATTAGCCGAGCATCAGCTACAGACATTAAAAATGATGGCTGTGCATATTAAAACCATTCGTGAGCAGGTTAAACTAATGGATGAAACTCGCAGAGATCTCAACCTGATAAATGAATTCCCTGAGCGTGCACAGAAATATTCCAAACAGGTTAAGCCGTATCTTGATGAGATTAGATTCCATATCGATAAACTTGAATTAATTGTTGATGATGAGATTTGGCCGTTGCCAAAATATCGTGAGTTGCTATTTATTCGCTAA
- a CDS encoding MATE family efflux transporter, whose protein sequence is MKRDYYKYYLIRIKSFFKDISDAIKGTEADYTSINLRRALILLSIPMVLEMSMESIFTIVDIFFVSKLGSDATSIVGLTESLLSLVYAFGIGFAISATAVVSRRIGEKQPRKAANAAFQAMLVAGSVSLLISLIGIFFSDKLLSIMGASHEAISAHGGYTKLMLGGNITIMFLFILNGIYRGAGDAAIALRVLCISNMINIVLDPLLIFGIGPFPELGVTGAAVATNIGRGTGVLIQLYTLFNGSNRIRLYLHDLKPDLKQIISYIKLSSAGILQLLIGTSSWVAMVRIISEFGSLAVAGYTIGIRVIIFAILPSSGLSNAAATLVGQNLGAGRPSQAAKSVWSTGIANTIFLGIIGLILVTWPEPVIRLLVQQDDVVNKSVECLRIISLGFIFYGFGMVLVNSLNGAGDTLTPMFINIFCFWLFEIPLAYILAIKFGMQERGVYYAIVMAEVAMTLTALLFFIRGKWKLKKV, encoded by the coding sequence ATGAAACGTGATTACTATAAATACTATTTAATAAGAATAAAATCATTTTTTAAAGATATTTCCGATGCAATTAAGGGTACCGAGGCTGACTACACCTCAATAAACCTTCGGAGAGCATTAATACTGCTTTCTATTCCAATGGTACTCGAAATGTCGATGGAGTCGATATTTACAATTGTTGATATTTTCTTTGTCTCTAAATTAGGTTCCGATGCAACTTCTATTGTAGGGCTAACAGAGTCACTACTATCATTGGTTTATGCTTTCGGTATTGGGTTTGCTATATCTGCTACAGCAGTTGTTTCTCGCCGTATTGGCGAAAAGCAGCCACGAAAAGCAGCCAATGCTGCATTTCAAGCAATGCTTGTTGCAGGATCTGTTTCGTTACTTATTTCGCTAATTGGAATCTTTTTTAGCGATAAGTTGCTCAGTATAATGGGTGCAAGCCATGAGGCGATATCTGCCCATGGGGGATATACTAAACTTATGCTTGGCGGAAATATCACTATTATGTTCCTGTTTATCCTTAATGGAATTTATCGTGGAGCAGGAGATGCTGCAATTGCCCTGAGAGTTTTATGTATTTCAAATATGATAAACATTGTACTTGATCCTCTTCTGATATTTGGCATTGGTCCTTTTCCTGAACTTGGGGTTACAGGAGCCGCTGTAGCAACTAATATTGGTCGTGGAACGGGAGTGTTGATTCAACTTTATACCCTGTTTAACGGAAGCAACAGGATTCGACTCTATTTACATGATTTAAAGCCCGATTTAAAGCAGATTATTTCCTACATTAAATTATCATCAGCAGGAATCCTTCAACTTCTGATTGGAACAAGCAGCTGGGTTGCAATGGTTAGAATAATTTCAGAGTTTGGGAGTTTAGCCGTTGCTGGTTATACAATAGGTATTAGGGTGATAATCTTTGCCATTTTACCTTCATCAGGACTGAGCAATGCTGCTGCAACTCTTGTAGGTCAAAACCTAGGAGCAGGTAGACCCTCGCAGGCAGCGAAATCTGTTTGGTCTACAGGAATTGCTAATACTATTTTTCTTGGTATTATTGGGCTGATTCTTGTTACATGGCCTGAACCGGTAATCAGATTATTGGTGCAACAGGATGATGTTGTTAACAAAAGTGTTGAATGTCTCAGAATTATTAGTTTAGGTTTTATTTTTTATGGTTTTGGGATGGTACTGGTTAACTCGCTTAATGGGGCAGGGGATACGTTAACGCCGATGTTTATAAATATATTCTGTTTCTGGCTATTTGAGATACCACTAGCATATATCCTAGCAATTAAGTTTGGAATGCAGGAAAGGGGTGTTTACTATGCAATTGTTATGGCAGAAGTAGCAATGACTCTCACAGCATTACTTTTTTTTATAAGAGGGAAATGGAAATTGAAGAAAGTGTAA
- a CDS encoding OmpA family protein, producing the protein MKNFILSILIVLTGLSIAQGQTTKLQRADALFKAGAYFDAIDIYKPELEKIQQDKVELAKYLYKIATCYRLIGNARQAELWYQKAIMKNCTDPKAFFYYAEMLKMGEKYDQALENYQKYKQLAPNDKLTDVGIRSCELAKQWIATPSGYEITNVRSINSKQSDYSPAYGTAEYNSLFFTSSRTGATGGKISSATGELFSDIFYTERDKKGVWSEPKKLDETINTAADEGTCSLSADFNTMFFTRCRVSKREKLGCEILFSKKSEGGWLTPEAIQIAPDSMIVAHPSLSNDGLTLYFASNIKGGFGGIDIWKMTRASTSDNWGEPINMGGEINTFGNEMFPFIHSDGTVYFSSDGQPGIGGLDIFRAKFNDKKEWTVENMRFPINSPSDDFGITFEQEREAGYFSSRRSGGRGADDIYLFYLPPIVLNMMGQVSDEKTSKPIAQSTVKLVGSNGLITTVETAEDGSFKFMLNPNTDYVVVASKKGYLNNKSKETTRGINQSKDFEAKIKLTSTEKPIEIPNIFYDYDRWELRPESMAALDKLVEILNDNPNVTIELGSHTDSRGSLEYNYELSQKRAQSVVNYLIEKGIATDRLKAKGYAQSQPKIADADLVAQYPYMTLGVALDQKFADTLDSNEKKETVYQICRRTEFKVLRTDYKVSGKE; encoded by the coding sequence ATGAAAAATTTTATCTTAAGTATTCTCATTGTTTTGACCGGGCTAAGCATCGCTCAGGGACAAACTACCAAATTACAACGAGCCGACGCACTGTTCAAAGCGGGGGCTTATTTCGATGCTATTGATATTTATAAACCTGAACTTGAAAAAATTCAACAGGATAAAGTTGAATTGGCAAAATATCTTTACAAAATAGCAACCTGTTACCGATTAATAGGTAACGCCCGTCAGGCAGAACTTTGGTATCAAAAGGCAATTATGAAAAATTGTACAGATCCAAAGGCTTTCTTCTACTATGCTGAAATGCTTAAGATGGGAGAAAAATACGATCAAGCGTTGGAGAATTATCAAAAATACAAACAGCTTGCACCAAATGATAAACTCACAGATGTTGGTATTCGTTCCTGTGAATTGGCTAAACAGTGGATTGCAACACCATCTGGTTATGAAATAACAAATGTAAGAAGCATTAATTCAAAGCAAAGCGACTATAGTCCTGCTTACGGAACTGCTGAATATAACTCTTTGTTCTTTACCTCATCACGCACTGGAGCAACAGGTGGAAAAATCTCATCAGCAACTGGCGAATTATTCTCGGATATTTTTTATACAGAACGTGATAAAAAAGGTGTTTGGAGCGAACCAAAGAAATTGGATGAAACCATAAATACTGCTGCTGATGAGGGTACATGCTCTTTGTCCGCTGATTTCAATACCATGTTTTTTACCCGATGTAGGGTAAGTAAACGCGAAAAACTCGGATGCGAAATTCTATTTTCTAAAAAAAGTGAGGGTGGCTGGTTAACTCCAGAAGCCATTCAAATTGCACCTGATAGTATGATTGTTGCCCATCCTTCGCTCTCAAACGATGGGCTTACACTATATTTTGCAAGTAATATAAAAGGAGGCTTTGGTGGTATTGATATTTGGAAAATGACCCGTGCAAGTACCAGCGATAATTGGGGCGAACCTATTAACATGGGAGGAGAAATTAATACATTTGGTAATGAGATGTTCCCTTTCATTCATTCTGATGGAACTGTATACTTTTCATCCGATGGACAGCCTGGTATTGGTGGTTTAGATATATTCCGTGCAAAATTTAACGACAAGAAAGAGTGGACCGTTGAAAATATGAGGTTTCCTATTAATTCCCCTTCCGATGATTTTGGGATTACCTTTGAACAAGAACGTGAGGCTGGCTACTTTTCTTCTCGAAGATCCGGTGGCAGAGGCGCAGATGATATCTATCTCTTCTATCTACCTCCAATTGTACTAAATATGATGGGACAGGTTAGCGATGAAAAAACGAGTAAACCTATCGCTCAATCAACAGTTAAACTTGTTGGAAGCAACGGGTTAATTACTACCGTGGAGACAGCAGAAGATGGTTCATTTAAGTTTATGTTGAATCCTAATACCGATTACGTAGTTGTTGCCTCGAAGAAAGGTTATTTGAATAATAAGAGCAAAGAGACAACAAGAGGAATCAACCAAAGCAAGGACTTTGAGGCAAAAATTAAGCTAACATCAACTGAAAAACCTATCGAGATTCCAAATATTTTCTACGATTACGATCGTTGGGAACTTAGACCAGAATCAATGGCCGCACTCGATAAATTAGTTGAAATACTTAACGATAACCCCAATGTTACCATTGAGCTAGGATCGCATACAGATAGTCGCGGTTCGCTTGAATATAACTATGAACTGTCGCAAAAACGAGCCCAATCGGTTGTAAACTACTTGATTGAAAAAGGTATTGCTACAGATAGGCTAAAAGCCAAAGGTTATGCACAATCACAGCCTAAGATTGCTGATGCTGATCTTGTTGCACAGTACCCATATATGACGTTAGGTGTTGCGCTTGATCAAAAGTTTGCCGATACTCTTGATTCAAACGAAAAGAAAGAAACTGTTTACCAAATTTGTCGTAGAACCGAATTCAAGGTGCTTCGTACAGATTATAAGGTTTCAGGAAAGGAATAA
- a CDS encoding pyridoxamine 5'-phosphate oxidase, with the protein MTIQDCIKFTNENPICYLATVEGDQPHVRALGFWFADETGFYFQTGASKEFYHHLKNNPKTEVCFHKNEKMTGSMLRIAGKVEFLNDIKLKEKVLEDRPFIKNFGFTAQSPELIIFRIPHGQAHFWVMENNFKPKQIIEF; encoded by the coding sequence ATGACAATACAAGATTGTATCAAATTTACAAATGAGAATCCCATTTGTTATCTAGCAACAGTTGAGGGCGATCAGCCACATGTACGTGCTCTTGGTTTCTGGTTTGCCGATGAAACAGGGTTTTACTTTCAAACAGGCGCATCAAAGGAGTTCTATCATCATTTGAAAAATAATCCTAAAACTGAAGTTTGCTTCCACAAGAATGAAAAAATGACTGGTAGTATGTTAAGGATTGCAGGTAAAGTTGAATTTTTGAATGATATTAAGCTAAAGGAGAAGGTTCTTGAAGATAGACCTTTTATTAAAAACTTTGGATTTACTGCCCAAAGCCCCGAACTAATAATTTTCAGAATACCTCATGGGCAAGCACATTTCTGGGTGATGGAAAATAATTTCAAACCTAAACAGATTATTGAATTTTAG